From Pseudorasbora parva isolate DD20220531a chromosome 14, ASM2467924v1, whole genome shotgun sequence:
GGAGTTCatcgtgacaggtgtctgaaatcgctatcaaatcacaatcctactgaccgtcagcagctggtgatgtcatcaccgtgcgaccaggaagtataaaaaggcaccgtgccaacatgataacatcctttcgtcttcagggactgttttgtctggttcgctagAAAGTCTTTCTAAAGTGAAATCAAGTGCACACGTAAATCCaagggagcgtacaggaagtgcgctgatccgtgtcccaggtttctcacgCCTGGGGACACGCACACCCgttgtgtgctctgcctggggaAAGAGCACACGCGGGAGGTCCTCGAGGGGGCTTCCTGCGCaaactgcgagcgttttccgactgaggacgctccgctctcgcttggccttcttctcgagggaagaagagccagcatctgggagcgATCCGGCTCATTCCGAGGCTGAGCGGCGCCgtttgtcctggggctcccagatggatctggctcatcgtctggagaACACAGTGCTCACGGACGATCAGCCTGGTCGCGAGAGCAGGCGGACGGACGAGGAGTCagatggagactcctcctcttCGTCAGCCCGTGCTTTTCCagtcgatcagaggatggctgtggatgagAAGGAAAATGAGGCAGAGGCCaaatcctcccagccatcctgccccgtgtatgggGAGCTGCTGGATGTGATGGGGCGCGCGGCGCTGAGACTTCAGCTGCCGTGGCAGAGAGCCAGGGGAGAGACCGCCCGCCCGGACAGATTGGGCGATCGGTTTCtccccgaccatagccgcccagctcccgggagccttccattcctccccgaccttcacgagCAGATCGTGGGGGAatggaagaaaccctactcggcGCGAATCCATTGACGTCAGCGTTTTAATTTTGCTGATGTCGGGGGAATggccgaggcagggtatgtgtcgatgccgcccatCGACGATACGTTAGCGAACTATCTCGCGTCCGGGCGGCCatcgacactaagagctccaGCCCTGCCATTGAAACCATTAAAGACGACTTCACGTCTTAATGGCAGGGCATACACatcggcgggtcaggcggcggcggcctTGCACACAATGGCTGTGTTGCAGGCTTATCAAGCTGgcctgctgagggacctcgatcagggggagggcctaccccctgatgcgatggctgagaagtgcaccacggatctctctctccgggcggccaaacacatagcagtcgccatcggacggtcgatggcggctatggtcgccacggagaggcatcggTGGCTAAACTTGGTGGACATCGGGGtgaaagaaaaggcttttctcctcgatgccccggtctctcgagcttttcggcacctccgtcgaggcggtggtgggaaggttcagagaggcgagggcgcgctcagcagcgtatagaacgtgtattccgctgaggtctggggtggcgcccaggcaggagggtgtccctggcccatcaagatccgaggatcatcaaaaataaaaaatgggcCAACGCAGTAGCGTGGCCTCTcgtgcgccccctccgtggaggagtaggacgtggaagaggcgggacacccgcaacaggaggagggacatcggggagaagaaccgcttccagcgccggaagcgaggtggtgagtctccgcccccgaggtcgcggaagtgatgttgtgtcccctcctttgtttttctgttgtttttcttttttctccccgggcgcgctttacaccaggccgcgcaggccgatgatgagcggaggtgagactctgacgaaagcctgccaggccggtgtgtgctcTGCCCGCACACAGTGCATCTTCTCTGGGAAAAGCGGGATTTCGCGGCCGCCTCCTCGGCCTTACATGTGAGAATAAAGCGCCCCgccctcaggttagtgcgccgaagcatgcatgttacatgaagcgatgaggcactgaagacagcgggtgagtccccttttagggcaagcattcttcttttcaatgccgtatgtttggactctatgcttccctgagggatatttagtctacaaaagatgaagaaaagtgtaacagttggagaagtgggcctgtagttccccggtaaaggtggctagaacgatgtttgtataaacacagtgtgtttatgtaggctgtatgtttgctagtgtagcaacagtagattataaggctgtttctcttctggatatgtgtaatatgagcagtagaggccaccgcacatgccgcgggcatgtagcggcgataTATACTGAtgtatgttctcctggcgaacttttttttttttttagctgtagccacctctgggtagtgttggcacctctgctagtgaaatatctagatgaatatgtgaggttaggctagcacatgaactacagtaaggtctgtcccagtcctttttagggccatagtttgtgggattatcagaccgatgctagtgcatcaggttggcctaggctgttgatgggatggcggtggcgtctcgcggtggcatatcgccctggcagtttccccgggctcctgtcggtagTCCCGCAGGAGCTTTGTATCCCTATCCGGCCTCCCCGCAGTtagggtcgtccggccaatgcccaccccccttctgcatttgggggttgttattaatgcaaaaaggtgtatagcagaatgaatcgcgactcagccagtggtcgtggggacggggtaggcgtctcttcgcggtgcgcagttagactggttttgctagccccgccccccagagctagtgcggctgccacttctgggcggccccccggcttggttcaggaaatggccggttgtgtgtgttcaatatctttcactttttgctctgtgtcttctgcttcaccttttagggctcgggtcgagctgtacttcgcaacctTCGGAAAGCAtgggttggtaggatgctcccctggagctgaaacactgtcacggctgacgcCCTTGTGCGGACGGCGGCCGCCCTGgagtaagttgtactcccctcgctttagagggttcaaggcATTTTATGCTaagtgcactgctgtgggcattgtgttttaggtccacgctggtaggcgctgcctgagagactgcgccgtcgcagaaggctgctatgggccgctggggcggaccgactatagaaggctggctggcgggagacgccagccgaggcagtccgggcagttaactctgggtcaggtggtaggcctccctgcgggtgagttccgacatcgtggcccatgtgagcggggagggttctccccaacgatgtcggctgcagcagaaacctcgtcataagtaggcccctaacggcctccctggggatgagtccccaggtagtgactggatacccagtcctcatcagccagcagacagccactgtcagcccgactttgatggttcgctgagtttcagcacgcctcacatggcgtcccctgagggggtgacctagggttccgaccattggttgacaggatctaggcctcctgtagggtgagccccggttcccaggtcttgcaacagtatgcgtgggtgctagccaggcggctagcatggtctgctatcagggacgggccgcttcaggccgtcctGTGGTCGTTTCCCAGCccaccttcctgcggctctTAACAGCTAGCACTAACAATGCCAGGTAGAGGCGCCTcctggcctccctggaggggaaacggttccccTAAGCGGGAATGTATAACTGGCTTTGTGCTGACAGCTAGCAGCTGCCCGCCGGTGGGTCCCGGCCTACGCCGGTATGACTCAAGGGCGGGATCATGCCCTAGCACGACGAaactccgtttctgctgcgcagtcccttcaggacagggactggctagcctacagcatggtttacctaccaagctggcttaagagctcccctcatcgAGGGTCGTCTGTAAGCTTATggccgcttgagtctgatcagatGGGAAGGCCCCCtctcggggcctcccgggtagatcagtccataggccttttttatgcctcctgagcacccctgtaataaatgtgttcagtagatcctaggatcgagcagaagagactcccctcgatggcaagggtaagaagcactaagctgagtactgctctccaggattcccgtctccgagtttcggtctgaggaggacattgccagtttgcagtccctcagtctagatgctcatgagtaagagcgatgtccggaggctctgttttgacagacagggttggccaagctggggtgtcccacagaagtgatgccaggtgaggcctccctggtggcattcggtgaaggtttttcccgaattagtgacggctggtggcgccctcgggtcccctagccacattcccttgagggactccttccttcgaagtagtaggtcccaggccctcgagtaagccgagagtaggaaacctcagttaaaacttgtttaggttctctcttaggcatatagcttgggctatgaccgtagggaatgatgtcactggcagcctgtgtggctagagggggagtggttcagactttctgcgaacactcgtccaggcagttctcactgccagtaaggggcatgcactcccctcagcatggcggcatgggtatatcgttccccgtagcgtcagctgacgcagcgcgagttccctttcgaaagggaacgtccccggttacgtatgtaaccttagttccctgagaacagggaatgagacgctgcgtcacatggccatgcttcaaggtgtgcctgcccacagtcccttcagacgaagcggatgttgtcatgttggcacggtgtctttttatacttcctggtcgcacggtgatgacatcaccagctgccgacggtcagtaggattgtgatttgatagcgatttcagacacctgtcacgctgaaggcgttccccgtagtgtcagctgacgcagcgtctcgttccctgttctcagggaactaaggttacatacgtaaccggggatgattttttttattttgggttAACTGTATATGTAAATTGTACATATATTGCGCTGATACATTATAATCTGCAAGTTTTGCTATTTAACGTTCTTTTTTCTTCATGTATACGATTAGGGGAAATAAAAGAAACCACTCTAGTGAGGATGATGAAGATAATTACTTTGCAAGCAAGAGACTGGAAAAAACAGTCAGAATTGAGGATCACTCAGAAGTTTTTGCAGCACCCCAAATACCGTCACCACCACGGACTATGGTAGAACCTCTGAGAACTCCATCCAGACACACAGATGGTATTGCAAGTCCTACCACCTCTAGGAATAATTTACGCCCATGTACCAGTGCAGTTGGAGATGGAGACAGAACATGTTGCAGCTCATCATGTGTTTGTAAGTATGAACGTCATCTTTTTAAAGGCCTAATTTAACTAGGGATTTAAGAGTCaactgactacctaccaaaacactagacaaaaatacacaaaaacaagcTTCAAGTGCATGTatgcttatttttatttgttttttgcagCCCTGCTGACTGAAGTTTTAAAAGCACAAGAGGTCATCAGACAACAACTTGCCATCATTCTGAAGAATCAGCAGAAACAGAACAGTGCTCAGTCGCAGAGTGATGAACTTCCAGACATCACCACATTCAACCTCCCTTTGTCAGATTTATCTGATCTGGAAAGGCTTGAAAATCAAATAAAGGATCAGCCAGAACAAATGAAGAAGTTGGTAAGTTGAAGTCCTTGCATTGTTCACACAATTTGTCTTGTATATATTATAATCACATTGATACTCTGTTACTGTTGTATAGTTATTTTGCCTGTaacactgtttaatgttttttttattttattttttatctcttCTTCAAAGGTAACCTATTTAGGAACTATTGGTGGGTTTTCGACTAAAGAAGCTGTGTGGTGTATCCTGGGAAAGCTTTTGACAAACTCCTTGGCTAAAATAATTAACTGGAGTGGTGCAAACCAAAAAGTGGCATTTCGTGCATTGGCCCTCAGGACTATTGTAGTCAGTAAGTTGATTTTATATACATTCCAGTACATAGAGGCTGTATACATCTGTCGTGTAAGATTACTTTCATATGAATGTTGAtggtgtattatatatatatatatatatatatatatatatatatatatatatatatttttttttttttttttaccaacatcTTTTCTTTGTTGCGCAACATAGTATAACTGTATAACTAACTGGTTTTGAATATGTTTAGCTATTTACAGATGCAGTGAGGACAAATGCCCATACCAAGAGCTCCACTGATAAAGAGGTGGAAAGGTATATAACAAGATGGCTACAACTTGCTCCTGACAGAGATGGAGGAAGGAAGGAAAGAGCGAAGTCGAAcgtgtttaatgtttaaattactttaatcaatcatttaaaaaaaattaaaaaaaaaatatatatatatatatatatatatatatatatatatatatatatatatatatatatatatatatatttgtaatcaCAGGTATAAGTGTTTAAGATGtttcatatttttcatttttgcacTATTTTTCATatgcgtttttttttaattaaactttttttagattaaactttcttgacaaataattgttttaagATAGTTCTTGATATTTGTGCAGTTTAATTTTTTCCCCAATATATTCTAGTTTAaagtatttatgtatttattttcaataggTTTCTTCATACTTGTATAATTTTATATTCgttatatacagtcttgttcaaaataatagcagtacaatgtgactaaccagaataatcaaggtttttcgtatattttttattgctacgtggcaaacaagttaccagtaggttcagtagattctcaacaaaacaaatgagacccagcattcatgatatgcacgctcttaaggctgtgcaattgggcaattagttgaaaggggtgtgttcaaaaaaatagcagtgtggcattcaatcactgaggtcatcaattttgtgaagaaacaggtgtgaatcaggtggcccctatttaaggatgaagccaacacttgttgaacatgcatttgaaagctgaggaaaatgggtcgttcaagacattgttcagaagaacagcgtacttttattaaaaagttgattagagaggggaaaacctataaagaggtgcaaaaaatgataggctgttcagctaaaatgatctccaatgccttaaaatggagagcaaaaccagagagacgtggaagaaaacagaagacaaccatcaaaatggatagaagaataaccagaatggcaaaggctcagccaatgatcacctccaggatgatcaaagacagtctggagttacctgtaagtactgtgacagttagaagacgtctgtgtgaagctaatctattttcaagaatcccccgcaaagtccctctgttaaaaaaaaggcatgtgcagaagaggttacaatttgccaaagaacacatcaactggcctaaagagaaatagaggaacattttgtggactgatgagagtaaaattgttctttttgggtccaagggccacaggcagtttgtgagacgacccccaaactctgaattcaagccacagtacacagtgaagacagtgaagcatggaggtgcaagcatcatgatatgggcatgtttctcctactatggtgttgggcctatttatcgcataccagggatcatggatcagtttgcatatgttaaaatacttgaagaggtcatgttgccctatgctgaagaggtcatgcccttgaaacggttgtttcaacaagacaatgacccaaaacacactagtaaacgggcaaagtcttggttccaaaccaacaaaattaatgttatggagtggccagcccaatctccagaccttaatccaattgagaacttgtggggtgatatcaaaaatgctgtttctgaagcaaaaccaagaaatgtgaatgaattgtggaatgttgttaaagaatcgtggagtggaataacagctgagaggtgccacaagttggttgactccatgccacacagatgtcaagcagttttaaaaaactgtggtcatacagctaaatattagtttagtgattcacaggattgctaaatcccagaaaaaaaaatgtttgtacaaaatagttttgagtttgtacagtcaaaggtagacactgctatttttttgaacacacccctttcaactaattcaactaattgcccaattgcacagccttaagagcgtgcatatcatgaatgctgggtctcatttgttttctcaccatctactgaacctactggtaacttgtttgccacgtatatatatattatattcaagTAGCCATTTTAAGATGTTTCTTTGCTTgtgcatttttaacaaaacatttttattc
This genomic window contains:
- the LOC137040769 gene encoding uncharacterized protein, which translates into the protein MVCYQGRAASGRPVVVSQPTFLRLLTASTNNARGNKRNHSSEDDEDNYFASKRLEKTVRIEDHSEVFAAPQIPSPPRTMVEPLRTPSRHTDGIASPTTSRNNLRPCTSAVGDGDRTCCSSSCVSLLTEVLKAQEVIRQQLAIILKNQQKQNSAQSQSDELPDITTFNLPLSDLSDLERLENQIKDQPEQMKKLVTYLGTIGGFSTKEAVWCILGKLLTNSLAKIINWSGANQKVAFRALALRTIVVNAVRTNAHTKSSTDKEVERYITRWLQLAPDRDGGRKERAKSNVFNV